Proteins encoded within one genomic window of Oryza glaberrima chromosome 12, OglaRS2, whole genome shotgun sequence:
- the LOC127756499 gene encoding uncharacterized protein LOC127756499, producing the protein MTARRLPASTRPTTHCSATFSPSSISLEFHIPDDWICEKDEAVEHQEGMAEILRHTKKAPATKGVLLSFPPSPEKSGIVVDGSFILVFECR; encoded by the exons ATGACCGCCCGGAGATTGCCCGCCTCGACAAGACCGACAACCCACTGCTCTGCTACCTTCAGtccctcctccatctccctcgAGTTCCACATCCCTGACGACTGGATCTGCGAGAAGGACGAGGCTGTTGAGCATCAAGAAGGCATGGCAGAGATCTTGAGGCACACGAAGAAGGCACCAGCCACCAAGGGGGTTCTTCTGTCGtttccgccgtcgccg GAAAAATCTGGAATAGTAGTTGATGGTTCGTTCATATTAGTTTTCGAGTGTAGGTAA